From the genome of Azospira restricta, one region includes:
- a CDS encoding LysR family transcriptional regulator: MNLRHLRCFIAVAEELHFGRAARRLHVEQSPLSRTIRQLEADLGVTLLERTPRGVHLTPPGQVFLEEARRVLLTLEQAQTKARAVAAGHRGTLRIALAGGVGRTRLSALLALCREEAPEVGIRLFEARLSEVVGGLGNDLYDAAFAMTGEMEAGMVAKPVWQDPLLVAVPARHPLLAHKRVPLEEVVGYPLVLCHPQVGQECSRQCERLLRLVETPPVVAEYVTTHSLMLALVAAGYGVGFSTAAHVVACRQADVIVRPLDEDSAALTTYLLHPEGAMSEPLRHFIDRAQRVGHMPLDTQ, encoded by the coding sequence ATGAACTTACGCCATCTTCGCTGTTTCATCGCCGTGGCCGAGGAGTTGCACTTTGGCCGGGCGGCGCGGCGACTGCATGTGGAGCAGTCGCCCCTGTCGCGCACGATTCGCCAACTTGAGGCGGACCTGGGCGTGACGCTGCTGGAGCGCACGCCGCGCGGCGTGCACCTGACCCCGCCCGGGCAGGTGTTCCTGGAGGAGGCCCGGCGCGTGCTGCTGACCCTTGAGCAAGCCCAGACCAAGGCGCGGGCGGTGGCGGCGGGACACCGGGGCACCTTGCGCATCGCCTTGGCCGGCGGCGTCGGGCGGACCCGCCTGTCGGCACTGCTCGCGCTGTGCCGGGAGGAGGCGCCGGAAGTGGGCATCCGGCTGTTCGAGGCGCGGCTGTCGGAGGTGGTGGGCGGACTGGGCAACGACCTGTACGACGCGGCCTTTGCGATGACCGGCGAGATGGAGGCCGGGATGGTCGCCAAGCCGGTGTGGCAAGATCCGCTGCTGGTGGCCGTACCCGCGCGGCACCCCTTGCTGGCGCACAAGCGGGTACCGCTGGAAGAGGTGGTGGGCTACCCGCTGGTGCTGTGTCACCCGCAGGTTGGTCAGGAGTGCAGCCGGCAATGCGAGCGCCTGCTGCGCCTGGTGGAGACACCGCCGGTCGTGGCCGAGTACGTGACGACCCACTCGCTGATGCTGGCCCTGGTGGCGGCCGGCTATGGCGTGGGATTTTCCACCGCGGCGCACGTGGTGGCATGCCGGCAGGCGGACGTGATCGTCCGGCCGCTGGATGAAGACTCGGCGGCGCTGACGACCTACCTGCTACATCCCGAGGGCGCGATGTCGGAGCCACTGCGCCACTTCATTGACCGTGCGCAGCGTGTCGGCCATATGCCATTGGATACGCAATGA
- the cadR gene encoding Cd(II)/Pb(II)-responsive transcriptional regulator has protein sequence MKIGELARVTGTPVETIRYYEREGLLAAPPRTEGNFRIYDESHLERLSFIRHCRSLDMALDEVRILLRFKDAPAENCGDVNTLLDAHIGHVTARISELRALERQLKSLRERCNEARDAAHCGILNELSQRPPQGTAIEGGHVHGVHGGTPARNAEK, from the coding sequence ATGAAAATCGGTGAGCTGGCGAGAGTCACAGGCACCCCGGTGGAGACCATCCGCTACTACGAGCGCGAGGGGTTGCTGGCTGCCCCTCCACGTACTGAAGGGAACTTCCGCATTTACGACGAGAGTCACTTGGAGCGCTTGTCGTTCATCCGCCATTGCCGATCGCTGGACATGGCATTGGACGAGGTTCGCATCTTGCTGCGCTTCAAGGACGCGCCCGCCGAGAACTGTGGAGACGTAAATACGCTGCTCGACGCGCACATCGGTCACGTTACCGCCCGCATTAGCGAGCTTCGAGCGCTGGAGCGACAGCTCAAGAGCTTGCGCGAAAGGTGTAACGAGGCGCGGGACGCAGCCCACTGCGGCATTCTGAACGAATTGTCACAGCGCCCGCCTCAGGGGACGGCTATCGAGGGTGGGCACGTGCATGGTGTGCATGGAGGCACTCCGGCACGCAATGCCGAAAAATGA